The following proteins are co-located in the Cutaneotrichosporon cavernicola HIS019 DNA, chromosome: 3 genome:
- a CDS encoding uncharacterized protein (TIM21), protein MRSALRIAPLCAGLGQRVVFVPLSLPRVSSFPAQQVRVLSISARSFARPDHHPGRGESRESTAEMLDRLTAEARRRGAAESATRDYAGPFPLGAGTAARNKTWTAWRDLGIAGKAGRMFRQSGNLFIVVAGAGLFVVLAIALSTELFAKNSPSVLYAECIDMIRDSNALDRHLLPPVAFTHSPASSAPTRGTAPIKHRVVRHPVSGREHLIINFWAHGRGRDEPEPLSWAKRWVGSATDSLRTAGTFVGLVSDPDGEERPLTKEEVETAAAEAKAEREKAAAEAQQGPGFLGRLTQSFNFRPGVKSVRSASPAPPPPGTYKMGEVRADYVKNAAGHYTMLALVVDVPSSRAPYPGRAIVYWAPEADKEGLIERR, encoded by the exons ATGCGATCAGCACTCCGTATCGCGCCCCTGTGCGCGGGCCTCGGCCAACGAGTCGTCTTCgtccccctctccctccctcgtgtttcctccttccccgccCAGCAGGTCCGCGTCctgtccatctcggcccGCTCGTTCGCGCGCCCTGATCACCACCCCGGCCGGGGGGAGAGCAGGGAGAGCACAGCCGAGATGCTCGACCGACTCACAGCTGaggctcggcggcgcggtgccGCCGAGAGCGCCACGCGCGATTACGCAGGGCCCTTcccgctcggcgcgggcacTGCAGCACGCAACAAGACTTGGACGGCTTGGCGCGATCTTGGGATTGCAGGCAAGG CCGGACGTATGTTTCGCCAGTCGGGAAACCTCTTCATCGTGGTAGCGGGTGCGGGGCTGTTTGTTGTGCTAGCCATCGCACTCAGCACCGAGCTCTTCGCTAAGAACTCGCCAAGCGTGCTGTACGCGGAGTGCATCGACATGATCCGCGACTCTAACGCC ctcgaccgtcacctcctcccacccgtAGCCTTTACGCATTCtccagcctcctcggcgccaaccCGTGGGACCGCGCCGATTAAGCATCGCGTCGTGCGTCACCCTGTTTCCGGTCGCGAGCATCTGATCATCAACTTCTGGGCGCACGGGCGCGGGCGGGACGAGCCCGAACCGCTCTCGTGGGCTAAGCGCTGGGTAGGCTCGGCGACAGACAGCCTGCGCACGGCCGGCACGTTTGTCGGACTCGTGTCGGACCCGGACGGAGAGGAGCGGCCACTGacgaaggaggaggtcgagacagcggcagccgaggccaaggccgaacgcgagaaggcggcggcggaggcaCAGCAGGGCCCAGGCTTCCTCGGCCGCTTGACGCAGAGCTTCAACTTCCGCCCGGGTGTCAAGAGTGTGCGCTCAGCTTCacccgctcctccgcctcctggCACCTACAAGATGGGCGAGGTGCGTGCCGACTACGTCAAGAACGCCGCGGGGCATTACACAAtgctcgctctcgtcgtcgacgtgccCTCCAGCCGCGCCCCGTACCCTGGTCGGGCCATTGTGTACTGGGCGCCTGAGGCTGACAAGGAGGGCCTCATTGAGCGTCGCTAG